The following coding sequences lie in one Sphingobium sp. KCTC 72723 genomic window:
- a CDS encoding carboxymuconolactone decarboxylase family protein, giving the protein MARISLPPGDGEEGARLWSLRPDLGHAVRAFGDTLQAGALLPVRVREAARIRIALINGCIPCQDTRVEDMERHGLNNDFYVHVAVAERRGDYGHLEALAIDFAKRFCVGQPAFDDDFWGRLTTAFSPDQLVELAAHCAKWLGLGRLNAVMEISQSCPIRIPAGQG; this is encoded by the coding sequence GTGGCGCGCATCTCCCTCCCGCCCGGTGATGGGGAGGAGGGCGCGCGTCTATGGTCGCTCCGCCCAGACCTTGGCCACGCCGTCCGCGCCTTCGGCGACACATTGCAGGCAGGCGCGCTTTTGCCCGTCCGCGTCCGCGAAGCCGCCCGCATCCGCATCGCCCTCATCAACGGCTGCATCCCCTGTCAGGACACGCGGGTCGAGGATATGGAGCGGCATGGGCTGAATAATGATTTCTATGTCCATGTCGCTGTCGCGGAACGGCGCGGCGATTATGGCCATCTTGAAGCATTGGCGATTGATTTTGCAAAGAGATTTTGTGTTGGACAGCCCGCGTTCGACGATGATTTCTGGGGAAGATTGACGACAGCCTTTTCTCCCGACCAACTGGTCGAACTGGCGGCCCATTGCGCCAAATGGCTGGGGCTGGGCCGCCTGAACGCAGTGATGGAAATCAGCCAGTCCTGCCCCATCCGCATCCCGGCGGGGCAGGGCTGA
- a CDS encoding DMT family transporter → MEPVRFGPRAMAFLLLANILFALNVIAMKVVVDASAPFLSGALRMGVVFLLCAPALRTLPGRTGWLMLYGFLNGGLFLLLLNLALSMATNVGVLAIAGQLSVPFSLLLGALLLGERLNRRKVAGVLLAFAGVATLGFDPHIGSELPALLVMTAAALVWGGATLVQRKLAGVSVMNGQAWNGLMGAVMLIPFALLLERPAIAGLAHVRGDAVGWFAFTCIGATLLGQGALAWLLQRYPISTVMPFMLASPLLSTMSASLYFSTPITGGMIGGGLLALLGVAIIALSPDQARSNTAANP, encoded by the coding sequence TTGGAACCCGTCCGTTTCGGACCCCGCGCCATGGCGTTCCTGTTGCTCGCCAATATCCTGTTCGCGCTGAATGTCATCGCGATGAAGGTGGTGGTGGATGCCAGCGCGCCCTTCCTGTCGGGTGCGCTCCGTATGGGCGTCGTATTCCTGCTGTGCGCGCCTGCGCTGCGGACTTTGCCGGGGCGCACCGGGTGGCTGATGCTCTACGGCTTCCTCAATGGCGGGCTGTTCCTGCTGCTGCTCAATCTGGCCCTGTCGATGGCAACCAATGTCGGGGTGCTGGCGATCGCGGGTCAGTTGAGCGTGCCTTTCTCGCTGCTGCTCGGCGCGCTGCTGCTGGGCGAACGGCTCAACCGGCGTAAGGTGGCGGGCGTGCTGCTGGCCTTTGCCGGGGTCGCGACACTGGGGTTCGATCCGCATATCGGGTCGGAACTGCCCGCGCTGCTGGTCATGACGGCCGCCGCGCTCGTGTGGGGTGGCGCCACATTGGTCCAGCGCAAACTGGCCGGGGTCAGCGTGATGAACGGGCAGGCATGGAACGGCCTGATGGGCGCAGTCATGCTGATCCCCTTTGCCTTGTTGCTGGAGCGCCCTGCCATTGCTGGTTTGGCCCATGTAAGGGGGGATGCAGTCGGCTGGTTCGCGTTCACTTGCATCGGCGCGACACTATTGGGGCAGGGCGCATTGGCATGGCTGCTGCAACGCTATCCGATCTCTACCGTCATGCCCTTCATGCTCGCTTCGCCGCTACTGTCGACTATGTCTGCGTCGCTGTATTTTTCCACGCCGATCACGGGCGGGATGATCGGCGGCGGCCTGCTCGCACTGCTGGGCGTCGCGATCATCGCGCTGTCGCCCGATCAGGCGCGTTCGAACACTGCCGCCAATCCCTGA
- the cofD gene encoding 2-phospho-L-lactate transferase — MSVLALAGGVGGAKLANGLAAILPPGTLTIAVNTGDDFTHLGLTICPDIDSVTYALAGLNDTVRGWGMADESWAFMAALRDLGGEDWFNLGDRDLATHVLRTHLLRDAPLSAVTADLTARLGIKQAVVPMSDDPVASIIESDRGDLNFQDYFVRYQCAPRFHAIRFAGAAQARPAPAILAALDDPALEAIILCPSNPILSIGPILAVPGMRERIAARRVPCVALSPFIAGQAVKGPAAKIMGELGLPTTPATVATHYAGLIDGLVVDDADLGAGAPVGVAFHGTNILMRDPADQQRLAREVMAFARTLAQAGP; from the coding sequence ATGAGCGTATTGGCACTGGCAGGCGGGGTCGGCGGCGCGAAACTCGCCAATGGGCTGGCGGCCATCCTGCCGCCCGGCACGCTGACCATTGCGGTCAATACCGGCGATGATTTCACCCATCTGGGCCTGACCATCTGTCCCGACATCGACAGCGTCACTTATGCGCTGGCGGGCCTGAACGATACGGTACGCGGCTGGGGCATGGCCGATGAAAGCTGGGCGTTCATGGCCGCCCTGCGCGATCTGGGCGGGGAGGACTGGTTCAATCTGGGCGACCGCGACCTTGCCACCCATGTCCTGCGCACGCACCTGCTGCGTGATGCGCCGCTGTCCGCCGTTACGGCGGACCTCACCGCGCGCCTCGGCATAAAGCAGGCCGTCGTGCCGATGAGCGACGATCCCGTTGCGTCCATCATCGAAAGCGACCGGGGCGACCTGAATTTTCAGGATTATTTTGTCCGCTACCAATGCGCGCCCCGCTTCCACGCCATCCGGTTCGCGGGCGCGGCGCAGGCCCGGCCCGCGCCCGCAATTCTCGCCGCGCTGGACGATCCGGCACTCGAAGCGATCATCCTCTGCCCTTCCAACCCCATCCTGTCGATCGGGCCGATCCTGGCCGTGCCGGGGATGCGCGAACGGATCGCCGCGCGGCGTGTTCCCTGCGTCGCGCTGTCGCCCTTCATCGCGGGTCAGGCGGTGAAGGGGCCGGCGGCCAAGATCATGGGCGAACTGGGCCTGCCGACCACGCCCGCCACCGTCGCGACGCATTATGCCGGGCTGATCGACGGGCTGGTGGTCGATGATGCCGATCTGGGCGCGGGTGCGCCGGTCGGCGTCGCGTTCCACGGCACCAACATATTGATGCGCGACCCTGCCGACCAGCAACGGTTGGCGCGCGAAGTCATGGCCTTTGCCCGGACATTGGCACAGGCCGGGCCATGA
- a CDS encoding acyl-CoA dehydrogenase family protein, producing MSATMEIDRDTLVLADLPALLAGTADAAQAFVAAARSPVRARIIDADGKVDRVLADVEQHIVHGFGWFASYAEMMREVANWAAALDAEGSFGEIEALLSQLLFAEYGAQMLGGIPMNQGEVIRATDLTDDLSALDAPAFRTLVRRGGGQTVKSAIARHLVERRGNATLENCGLDDMFDMVREQFFALSNEKVAPFAHEWHLKDELIPLPLVEELGAMGVFGMTIPETYGGLGMGKTAMCVVSEELSRGWIGVGSLATRSEIAAELILTGGTAEQKAHWLPQIANASILPTAVFTEPDTGSDLGALRTRATLAEGHYRVSGNKTWITHAARADVMTLLVRTDPATKNYSGLSMLIAPKQRGSVADPFPTPGMSGGEIEVIGYRGMKEYEIGFDDFAVPAANLLGGVEGQGFKQLMATFESARIQTAARAIGVAQAALDIGLSYALDRKQFGRPIFEFPRVANKLAMMAAEIMGARQLTYFAARRKDEDKRCDLEAGMAKLIGARVAWAAADNALQIHGGNGFATEYAVSRLLADARILNIFEGAGEIQAQVIARRLLDGGN from the coding sequence ATGAGCGCGACGATGGAAATCGACCGCGATACGCTGGTGCTGGCCGATCTGCCTGCGCTGTTGGCGGGGACGGCGGATGCGGCGCAGGCGTTCGTCGCGGCGGCGCGATCGCCGGTCAGGGCGCGGATCATCGACGCCGATGGCAAAGTCGACCGCGTGCTGGCGGATGTCGAACAGCATATCGTCCATGGCTTTGGCTGGTTCGCTTCCTATGCGGAAATGATGCGGGAAGTGGCCAACTGGGCCGCCGCGCTCGATGCGGAGGGCAGTTTTGGAGAGATTGAGGCGCTGCTGTCGCAATTGCTGTTCGCCGAATATGGCGCGCAGATGCTGGGCGGCATCCCGATGAATCAGGGCGAAGTGATCCGCGCCACCGACCTGACCGATGATCTGTCGGCGCTGGACGCACCCGCGTTCCGCACGCTGGTGCGCCGGGGTGGCGGGCAGACGGTCAAGAGCGCGATCGCGCGCCATCTGGTCGAGCGGCGCGGCAATGCCACGCTGGAAAATTGCGGGTTGGACGACATGTTCGATATGGTGCGCGAACAATTCTTCGCCCTGTCGAACGAGAAGGTCGCGCCCTTTGCCCATGAGTGGCATCTTAAGGACGAGTTGATCCCGCTGCCGCTGGTCGAGGAGCTGGGTGCGATGGGCGTGTTCGGCATGACCATCCCCGAAACCTATGGCGGGCTGGGCATGGGCAAGACCGCGATGTGCGTGGTGTCGGAAGAATTGTCGCGCGGCTGGATCGGCGTCGGGTCGCTGGCCACCCGGTCGGAAATTGCCGCCGAACTGATCCTGACCGGCGGGACGGCGGAGCAGAAGGCCCATTGGCTGCCGCAGATCGCCAATGCCTCTATCCTGCCGACCGCCGTGTTTACCGAACCTGACACCGGATCGGACCTTGGCGCGCTGCGCACGCGCGCGACGCTGGCGGAGGGCCACTATCGGGTCAGCGGCAACAAGACATGGATCACCCATGCCGCCCGTGCCGATGTGATGACGCTGCTGGTGCGCACCGATCCGGCGACCAAGAATTACAGCGGCCTTTCGATGCTGATCGCGCCCAAGCAGCGCGGTAGCGTGGCCGACCCCTTCCCCACGCCCGGCATGAGCGGGGGTGAGATCGAAGTGATCGGCTATCGCGGGATGAAGGAATATGAGATCGGCTTCGACGATTTCGCCGTGCCTGCCGCCAATCTGCTGGGCGGGGTCGAGGGGCAGGGTTTCAAGCAATTGATGGCGACGTTCGAAAGCGCACGGATCCAGACGGCGGCGCGCGCGATCGGCGTGGCGCAGGCGGCGCTGGACATTGGCCTGTCCTATGCGCTGGACCGCAAGCAGTTCGGGCGGCCGATATTCGAATTTCCCCGCGTCGCCAACAAGCTGGCCATGATGGCGGCGGAAATCATGGGTGCGCGCCAGCTCACCTACTTTGCCGCGCGGCGCAAGGATGAGGACAAGCGCTGCGATCTGGAAGCGGGCATGGCCAAGCTGATCGGCGCGCGGGTCGCCTGGGCGGCGGCGGACAATGCGCTGCAAATCCATGGCGGCAACGGCTTTGCCACCGAATATGCGGTCAGCCGTTTGCTGGCGGATGCGCGCATCCTGAACATCTTCGAAGGAGCAGGCGAAATTCAGGCGCAGGTGATTGCCCGCCGCCTGCTCGACGGGGGCAACTGA
- a CDS encoding SDR family oxidoreductase: protein MILNDTIAAIVTGGASGLGEATARALAAKGVKVALFDFNEETGNAVAADIGGKFCKVDVTDEASVDAGFVTARAAHGQERIIVNCAGTGNVIKTATRDRETGAIKAFPTDQFERIIQINLIGTFRCCAKAAAGMLTLEPLADNARGVIINTSSAAALDGQIGQAAYAASKGGIVSLTLPMARDLMGEGIRVNAILPGIFDTPLMARASEKVRDALSATVPFPKRFGKPEEFAAMALALIENDYCNGEYVRLDGGLRMPPR, encoded by the coding sequence ATGATCCTGAACGACACTATAGCCGCCATCGTCACTGGCGGGGCTTCGGGGCTGGGCGAAGCGACCGCGCGCGCGCTGGCGGCAAAGGGCGTGAAAGTCGCGCTGTTCGACTTTAACGAGGAGACAGGCAACGCAGTCGCGGCGGATATCGGCGGCAAATTCTGCAAGGTAGATGTCACTGACGAGGCATCGGTCGATGCCGGTTTCGTGACCGCGCGCGCCGCCCATGGGCAGGAACGCATCATCGTCAATTGCGCCGGCACCGGCAATGTCATCAAGACCGCGACCCGTGACCGGGAAACCGGCGCGATCAAGGCGTTTCCGACCGACCAGTTCGAACGGATCATCCAGATCAACCTGATCGGCACTTTCCGCTGCTGCGCCAAGGCGGCGGCGGGGATGCTGACGCTGGAACCGCTGGCGGACAATGCGCGCGGCGTCATCATCAACACGTCGAGCGCCGCTGCGCTGGACGGGCAGATCGGCCAGGCGGCCTATGCGGCGTCCAAGGGCGGTATCGTCAGCCTGACGCTGCCGATGGCGCGCGATCTGATGGGTGAGGGTATCCGCGTCAACGCCATCCTGCCCGGCATATTCGACACGCCGCTGATGGCGCGGGCGAGCGAGAAGGTGCGTGACGCGCTGTCCGCAACGGTCCCCTTCCCCAAGCGATTCGGCAAGCCGGAGGAATTTGCTGCGATGGCGCTGGCGCTGATCGAGAATGATTATTGCAACGGCGAATATGTGCGGCTCGACGGCGGCCTGCGTATGCCGCCGCGCTGA
- a CDS encoding acetyl-CoA C-acetyltransferase, with amino-acid sequence MAQAYIAAVARSAGGKRGGRLAGVHPADLGGRVLAALVARSGIDPAAVEDVVMGCACPGGEQGANIARNAVLAGGLPESVPGTHVDRQCGSSQQALHFAAATVMAGIQDVVIAAGVESMTRVPMGLPWTLAAKHGFGTYRSPGIEARYPDTPFSQFGGAEMLARKYGLTRDMLDAYALDSHRRAAAAVQGGKFDAEIVPLDVVSAEGEAMVHAVDEGIRFDATLERIASVKLLTEGGVITAANASQICDGAAALLVVNEAGLKAHGLTPLARIHQMTVLGHDPVIMLEAPIPATRRALAKAGMQMGDIDLYEVNEAFAPVPLAWAQAMEADPARMNVHGGAIALGHPLGGSGAKLMATLVSALHDRGARYGLQTMCEAGGMANVTIIERL; translated from the coding sequence ATGGCGCAGGCCTATATCGCCGCCGTGGCGCGCAGCGCCGGTGGCAAACGCGGCGGACGACTGGCAGGCGTGCATCCCGCCGACCTTGGCGGGCGGGTGCTGGCGGCGCTGGTGGCGCGCAGCGGGATCGACCCGGCAGCGGTCGAGGATGTCGTCATGGGCTGCGCCTGCCCAGGTGGCGAGCAGGGCGCGAACATCGCCCGCAACGCCGTGCTGGCGGGCGGCCTGCCCGAATCGGTCCCCGGCACCCATGTCGATCGGCAATGCGGATCCTCGCAACAGGCGCTCCACTTTGCCGCCGCCACGGTCATGGCGGGCATACAGGACGTGGTGATCGCGGCGGGCGTGGAAAGCATGACTCGCGTGCCGATGGGCCTGCCCTGGACGCTGGCGGCCAAGCATGGTTTCGGCACCTACCGCAGCCCCGGTATCGAGGCGCGCTATCCCGACACTCCGTTCAGCCAGTTTGGCGGCGCGGAGATGCTGGCGCGCAAATATGGCCTGACCCGCGACATGCTGGACGCCTATGCCCTCGACAGCCATCGCCGGGCCGCTGCCGCTGTTCAGGGCGGCAAGTTCGACGCGGAAATCGTGCCGCTCGATGTCGTCTCGGCGGAAGGCGAAGCCATGGTCCATGCCGTCGATGAAGGCATCCGTTTCGACGCCACGTTGGAACGCATTGCCAGCGTCAAGCTGCTGACCGAAGGCGGCGTCATCACTGCCGCCAATGCCAGCCAGATTTGCGACGGCGCGGCGGCTCTGTTGGTCGTCAATGAAGCGGGACTGAAGGCCCACGGACTCACCCCGCTGGCGCGCATCCACCAGATGACGGTGCTGGGCCACGACCCGGTCATCATGCTGGAAGCGCCGATCCCCGCGACCCGGCGCGCGCTGGCGAAGGCCGGAATGCAGATGGGCGACATCGACCTGTATGAAGTCAATGAAGCCTTCGCACCCGTCCCACTCGCCTGGGCGCAGGCGATGGAGGCCGACCCGGCGCGGATGAACGTTCATGGCGGCGCGATTGCGCTGGGCCATCCGCTTGGCGGGTCAGGGGCGAAGCTGATGGCGACGCTGGTCAGCGCCCTGCATGATCGCGGCGCCCGCTACGGGCTTCAGACGATGTGCGAAGCGGGCGGCATGGCGAACGTCACTATCATAGAACGGCTCTGA
- a CDS encoding acetyl-CoA C-acetyltransferase — MRRAAIVAPIRTAVGKYGGSLKSMSAGDLGAVILKALVERTKIDPERIDDVVFAQGYGNGEAPCIGRWSALAAGFPESIPGVQLDRRCGSGLQAVIDAAMRIQTGAADIVIAGGVESMSNVEYYSMDHRWGARSGSTQFHDRLTRGRVMSQPISRYGVISGMIETANNLASDYGISREACDDYAAMSHQRATAAWAAGKFDDELVPVAVPQRKGDPLIFARDEGIRADATAQSLGLLKPIEKNGVVTAGNASQQNDAAAACLVVAEDKLEELGLEPMGFLHSWTAAGCDPSRMGIGPVPAVERLFARTGLGWKDIDLVELNEAFAPQVLACLKGWGWDDRDKLNVNGSGISLGHPIGATGGRILATLLRELQRRDGRYGLETMCIGGGQGLAAVFERA; from the coding sequence ATGCGCAGAGCCGCCATCGTCGCCCCGATCCGCACCGCCGTCGGCAAATATGGCGGGTCGCTGAAATCCATGAGCGCAGGCGATCTGGGCGCGGTCATATTGAAGGCGCTGGTCGAGCGCACGAAGATAGACCCCGAACGGATCGACGACGTGGTGTTCGCGCAAGGCTATGGTAATGGCGAAGCGCCCTGCATCGGCCGCTGGTCGGCGCTGGCGGCCGGGTTTCCCGAATCCATTCCCGGCGTGCAACTGGATCGCCGCTGCGGGTCCGGGCTGCAAGCGGTGATCGACGCAGCGATGCGGATCCAGACCGGCGCAGCGGACATCGTGATCGCGGGCGGCGTGGAAAGCATGTCGAATGTCGAATATTATTCGATGGACCATCGCTGGGGCGCGCGATCCGGCTCGACCCAGTTCCACGACCGGCTGACGCGCGGGCGGGTGATGTCGCAGCCGATCAGCCGCTATGGCGTGATCAGCGGGATGATCGAGACGGCCAATAACCTGGCCAGCGATTATGGTATCAGCCGCGAAGCGTGCGACGACTATGCCGCGATGAGCCATCAGCGCGCGACGGCGGCATGGGCAGCGGGCAAATTCGACGACGAACTGGTCCCGGTGGCAGTGCCGCAGCGCAAGGGCGATCCGCTGATCTTCGCGAGGGACGAAGGCATCCGCGCCGATGCAACGGCCCAATCGCTGGGGTTGCTGAAACCCATCGAAAAAAATGGCGTGGTGACGGCGGGCAACGCCAGCCAGCAGAATGACGCTGCGGCGGCCTGTCTGGTCGTGGCGGAAGATAAGCTCGAAGAATTGGGGCTTGAACCGATGGGCTTTCTGCATAGCTGGACGGCGGCGGGATGCGACCCGTCGCGCATGGGCATCGGGCCGGTGCCTGCGGTCGAACGGCTGTTCGCGCGCACCGGGCTGGGGTGGAAGGATATCGACCTTGTCGAATTGAACGAAGCCTTTGCGCCGCAGGTTCTGGCCTGCCTGAAAGGATGGGGCTGGGACGACCGGGACAAGCTGAACGTCAATGGTTCGGGCATCTCGCTGGGCCATCCGATCGGCGCGACCGGCGGGCGCATCCTCGCTACGCTGCTGCGTGAATTGCAGCGGCGCGACGGGCGCTATGGGCTGGAAACCATGTGTATCGGCGGCGGTCAGGGATTGGCGGCAGTGTTCGAACGCGCCTGA
- a CDS encoding CaiB/BaiF CoA transferase family protein — MSGRALDGIKVLDLSRVLAGPWSTQILADFGADVIKIELPGAGDDTRAWGPPYLTGADGAPEIGTSAYYLACNRNKRSAAINLAKPEGAALIRKLAAQADILVENFKVGGLKKYGLDYDSLHTLNPRLVYCSITGFGQTGPYADRGGYDFVAQGMGGFMSITGDENGGPLRAGVAMADLSTGMFATVSIMMALRHAERTGEGQQIDVSLLDTQIAMLANQGMNYLVGGIVPGRLGNRHPTVVPYKTFEVADGIMIIAIGNDRQFRAFCTEMGHPDLGTDPRFATSAARLTNRDAIEAIVQDIVRPFRRDDLMPRFVAKGIPAGPVNTIEDVFNDPFVEARQTVHRFARAEDGVEIPTVAYPGKLSATPADYRYCPPRVGEHSRDILGEWLGIDDPALDALAADGAIAQRAPKQRTDT, encoded by the coding sequence ATGAGCGGCCGGGCGCTGGACGGCATAAAGGTGCTGGATTTGTCGCGCGTGCTGGCTGGCCCATGGTCGACGCAGATATTGGCCGATTTCGGCGCGGACGTGATCAAGATCGAGCTGCCCGGCGCGGGCGACGACACGCGCGCATGGGGGCCACCCTATCTGACCGGCGCAGATGGCGCGCCGGAAATCGGCACCAGCGCTTATTATCTCGCCTGCAATCGCAACAAGCGATCCGCCGCAATCAACCTGGCGAAGCCGGAAGGTGCGGCGCTGATCCGCAAACTCGCCGCGCAGGCCGATATATTGGTCGAGAATTTCAAGGTCGGCGGCCTGAAGAAATATGGCCTTGATTATGACAGCCTGCACACGCTGAATCCGCGCCTCGTCTATTGCTCCATCACCGGCTTTGGCCAGACCGGTCCCTATGCCGACCGAGGCGGCTATGATTTCGTGGCGCAGGGCATGGGCGGTTTCATGAGCATCACCGGCGATGAGAATGGCGGGCCACTCCGCGCAGGGGTCGCCATGGCGGACCTGTCCACTGGCATGTTCGCTACCGTCAGCATCATGATGGCGCTGCGCCACGCCGAACGCACGGGTGAAGGGCAACAGATCGACGTGTCGCTGCTCGACACCCAGATTGCGATGCTGGCCAATCAGGGGATGAATTATCTGGTCGGGGGCATCGTGCCGGGGCGGCTGGGCAATCGCCATCCGACCGTGGTTCCGTACAAGACGTTCGAGGTTGCCGACGGCATCATGATCATCGCCATCGGCAATGACCGCCAGTTTCGAGCCTTCTGCACGGAAATGGGGCATCCCGACCTTGGCACCGATCCACGTTTTGCCACCAGCGCGGCCCGGCTGACCAACCGCGACGCCATCGAAGCGATCGTGCAGGACATCGTCCGCCCCTTCCGGCGCGACGATCTGATGCCCCGGTTCGTGGCCAAGGGCATCCCCGCCGGGCCGGTCAACACGATCGAGGATGTGTTCAACGACCCGTTCGTAGAGGCGCGACAGACCGTGCATCGCTTTGCGCGCGCGGAGGATGGCGTGGAGATCCCCACGGTTGCCTATCCGGGCAAACTGTCCGCCACACCCGCCGATTACCGATACTGCCCGCCGCGCGTGGGCGAACATAGCCGCGATATATTGGGCGAATGGCTCGGCATCGACGATCCCGCGCTCGACGCGCTGGCCGCCGATGGCGCGATTGCCCAACGCGCGCCCAAGCAAAGGACTGACACATGA
- the cofC gene encoding 2-phospho-L-lactate guanylyltransferase has protein sequence MTLSILIPVRSFAYGKTRLSPVLTPMERAALGRDFLRHVLGVALHPTLGAQVHVISPDADVLDLASEQGATVHRDGADGHNPALDHRLARLPADRPVLVLNVDLPLLSVEDILAMGIEARTADIVLATDHAGRGTNALWLVRPGIIPMAFGPGSRAAHERAAQLAGATLAVIARHGLAQDIDLPDDLKFLPLRA, from the coding sequence ATGACCCTGTCGATCCTGATCCCGGTCCGGTCCTTCGCCTATGGGAAAACGCGCCTTTCGCCGGTGCTGACCCCGATGGAGCGGGCCGCGCTGGGCCGGGATTTCCTGCGCCATGTGCTGGGCGTGGCCCTGCACCCGACGCTCGGCGCGCAGGTCCATGTGATCAGCCCCGATGCCGATGTTCTGGACCTGGCCAGTGAGCAGGGTGCCACCGTCCATCGGGACGGCGCGGACGGCCACAACCCCGCGCTCGACCACAGGCTGGCGCGTTTGCCCGCCGACCGGCCCGTGCTGGTCCTCAATGTCGACCTGCCGCTGCTGAGCGTCGAGGACATATTGGCGATGGGCATAGAGGCCCGCACCGCCGACATCGTGCTGGCCACCGATCATGCGGGGCGGGGGACCAATGCGCTGTGGCTGGTCCGCCCCGGCATCATCCCCATGGCTTTTGGTCCGGGCAGCCGGGCGGCGCATGAACGGGCGGCGCAACTGGCCGGCGCGACGCTGGCCGTCATTGCCCGGCACGGGCTGGCGCAGGATATCGACCTACCCGACGATCTCAAATTCCTGCCCCTTCGTGCATAA
- a CDS encoding c-type cytochrome — MTIAYKLTSIALAVAAVGSISTHAQVGDATKGKAVFARCALCHDVKPGPKKMGPNLSGLFGRTSGTTAGFAYSPAMQKAKIRWDVKTLDAFLTKPTGVVPGNRMAFAGLPNAADRANLIAYLKTEAK, encoded by the coding sequence ATGACGATCGCTTATAAACTGACCAGTATCGCGCTGGCCGTCGCTGCCGTCGGGAGCATCTCCACACACGCGCAAGTCGGGGACGCGACAAAGGGCAAGGCCGTGTTCGCGCGCTGCGCGCTATGCCATGACGTAAAGCCCGGCCCCAAGAAAATGGGACCGAACCTGTCGGGCCTGTTCGGCCGCACATCGGGAACGACCGCAGGCTTTGCCTATTCCCCGGCGATGCAGAAGGCGAAGATTCGCTGGGACGTCAAAACACTCGACGCTTTCCTGACCAAACCGACAGGCGTGGTGCCGGGCAACCGCATGGCCTTTGCCGGACTGCCCAATGCCGCCGACCGTGCCAACCTGATCGCTTATCTGAAGACGGAAGCGAAATAG
- a CDS encoding enoyl-CoA hydratase translates to MTEEAQPEYVTYRVESNVAWVMLNRPQYSNAQNYRLLAQLDDAFRRAVEDDDVKVIVLGGEGKHFTAGHDIGTPEKDSHMERERVHLWPNHLTRGGAERQYVLEQDAYLGLCRRWQDIPKPTIAMVQGACIAGGLMLAWVCDLIIASDDAFFQDPTVRMAQPGVEYFAHAFELPPRVAKELLYLGRRMPAQRAYQFGMVNEIFPRETLREEVAKIAAEIAERNSFGLTLTKQAVNFVEDLRGKRQAMDGVFHMHHLAHAHNQLMTGNLVGGLDAKAMAAANKKQASEG, encoded by the coding sequence ATGACCGAGGAAGCGCAGCCCGAATATGTGACCTACCGGGTCGAAAGCAATGTGGCATGGGTGATGCTGAACCGCCCGCAATATAGCAATGCGCAAAATTATCGGCTGCTGGCGCAGTTGGACGATGCGTTCCGGCGCGCGGTGGAGGATGATGATGTGAAAGTCATCGTGCTGGGCGGCGAGGGCAAGCATTTCACTGCAGGTCATGACATAGGCACGCCGGAAAAGGACAGCCATATGGAGCGCGAGCGCGTCCATCTGTGGCCAAACCATCTGACGCGAGGCGGGGCGGAACGACAATATGTGCTGGAACAAGATGCCTATCTGGGCCTGTGCCGCCGCTGGCAGGACATCCCTAAACCGACCATCGCCATGGTGCAGGGCGCGTGCATCGCGGGCGGGCTGATGCTGGCATGGGTGTGCGACCTCATCATCGCGTCGGACGATGCCTTTTTTCAGGATCCCACCGTCCGCATGGCGCAGCCGGGCGTGGAATATTTCGCCCATGCCTTTGAATTGCCGCCGCGCGTCGCCAAGGAATTACTGTATCTGGGGCGACGGATGCCCGCTCAACGCGCCTATCAGTTCGGCATGGTCAACGAGATTTTCCCGCGCGAAACTTTGCGGGAGGAAGTGGCCAAGATTGCGGCGGAAATTGCCGAACGCAACAGCTTTGGCCTGACGCTGACCAAGCAGGCCGTCAATTTCGTCGAGGATCTGCGCGGCAAGCGGCAGGCGATGGATGGCGTGTTCCACATGCACCATCTGGCCCATGCCCATAACCAGTTGATGACGGGCAATCTGGTCGGTGGGCTGGATGCCAAGGCGATGGCCGCGGCGAACAAGAAGCAGGCAAGCGAGGGATGA